In the Prochlorococcus sp. MIT 1307 genome, one interval contains:
- a CDS encoding SOS response-associated peptidase, giving the protein MATKTSFRSAWRYRRCLLPANGFFEKGMHIKRMDHKPFWLAGLWNRWLGPDGSEIESCTVITTKANQLIKPFHNRMPVIISTELGNDWVQQKDGLGLRDLEPLLCEWSPDNWVAERIVKENSNTQMSIF; this is encoded by the coding sequence TTGGCAACAAAGACAAGTTTTCGGTCAGCCTGGAGATATAGAAGGTGTCTTCTCCCTGCTAATGGTTTTTTTGAGAAAGGAATGCATATAAAAAGAATGGATCATAAACCTTTTTGGTTGGCAGGCCTTTGGAATAGATGGCTTGGCCCTGATGGAAGTGAAATAGAAAGTTGCACCGTAATAACTACTAAGGCAAACCAGCTGATCAAACCTTTTCATAACAGAATGCCAGTAATTATTTCCACTGAATTGGGAAATGATTGGGTTCAACAAAAAGATGGTCTGGGATTAAGAGACTTAGAACCACTCCTATGTGAATGGAGCCCAGATAATTGGGTAGCAGAAAGGATAGTCAAGGAGAATTCAAATACACAAATGAGCATATTTTGA
- a CDS encoding MBL fold metallo-hydrolase: MTFSALYFGSSGWLIEFGNFRVLIDPWLTGTLKFPPGAWLIEGSLPNEIKIPEQIDLLLLTQGLADHSHKPTLKKLPRSLPVVGSPSAANVARSCDFEIVQELKPGETSQIKELKIEAFAGAPVPNVENGYVISHPMGSLYVEPHGFMDKNIKPRQLDAVISPVVDVTLPFAGAFLKGQTVLPELIDRFQPLSVLASTTGGNAKFTGLLSSLMKMEGSTEEAAKSLDKKTLLIDPIPEKKYLLKTHS; this comes from the coding sequence ATGACTTTCTCAGCCCTTTATTTCGGCTCTAGCGGCTGGTTAATTGAATTTGGCAACTTCAGAGTTTTGATAGACCCATGGCTAACCGGAACTCTTAAATTCCCCCCTGGGGCTTGGCTTATTGAAGGCAGTTTGCCTAATGAGATAAAGATTCCCGAACAAATCGATTTGCTTCTTTTAACTCAAGGACTCGCCGATCATTCCCATAAACCAACTCTCAAAAAACTACCCCGTTCCTTGCCAGTCGTAGGTTCCCCCTCCGCCGCTAATGTTGCAAGAAGTTGTGACTTCGAAATTGTTCAGGAGTTAAAGCCAGGTGAAACCTCACAAATAAAAGAACTTAAAATCGAGGCTTTTGCCGGGGCGCCAGTCCCCAATGTTGAAAACGGTTATGTAATTTCTCATCCAATGGGGTCTTTATACGTGGAGCCACATGGCTTCATGGATAAGAACATAAAGCCCCGTCAACTTGATGCAGTTATTAGTCCAGTAGTTGATGTCACCTTGCCATTCGCTGGAGCCTTTTTAAAAGGTCAAACTGTTTTACCTGAACTTATTGACCGCTTCCAGCCCTTAAGCGTCCTAGCTAGCACTACAGGAGGAAATGCAAAATTCACAGGATTACTAAGCAGCCTAATGAAAATGGAAGGGAGCACTGAAGAGGCTGCAAAGAGTCTCGATAAAAAGACTCTTCTTATCGATCCTATTCCAGAAAAAAAGTACTTACTAAAAACGCACAGCTAA
- a CDS encoding DUF1651 domain-containing protein, with amino-acid sequence MNSRTNDTKRFYRDEKSWHKNPFVFIDSGRPIPNEPALLRRRDYLHRQEAVKVWESLRAEGWISVQPQWGADAEKSL; translated from the coding sequence ATGAATAGCCGTACAAATGATACAAAAAGATTTTATAGAGATGAAAAAAGCTGGCATAAAAATCCTTTTGTTTTCATAGATTCAGGAAGGCCCATACCAAATGAACCGGCCTTATTAAGGCGGAGAGATTATTTGCACAGGCAAGAAGCAGTTAAGGTTTGGGAAAGTCTGAGAGCGGAAGGCTGGATTAGTGTTCAGCCTCAATGGGGCGCTGACGCTGAAAAATCTTTGTGA
- a CDS encoding Signal peptidase I, producing MTKEVKENKLLKKSGKWGAILGITWIGLNIVIPLVLLRIPAVQKILVVLETKLPFDIPGVG from the coding sequence ATGACTAAAGAAGTGAAGGAAAACAAACTGCTCAAGAAAAGTGGAAAATGGGGTGCAATTCTTGGTATTACTTGGATTGGCCTGAATATTGTTATACCATTAGTCCTGTTGCGTATTCCTGCTGTTCAAAAAATTCTAGTAGTGCTAGAAACAAAACTACCTTTTGATATCCCAGGTGTCGGGTGA
- a CDS encoding SOS response-associated peptidase family protein, giving the protein MCGRYELTTDLEQLPRPGEAKIIDGIKNHYEKQPLIKPNDPVLVLKQEHARAEFSIMLWGLLADWEQESNQ; this is encoded by the coding sequence ATGTGTGGTCGATATGAACTAACAACAGATCTAGAACAACTCCCTAGACCAGGTGAAGCAAAGATTATTGATGGAATTAAAAATCACTATGAGAAACAACCATTAATTAAACCAAATGATCCAGTTCTAGTTCTAAAGCAAGAACATGCAAGAGCTGAATTTTCAATAATGTTATGGGGTTTATTAGCAGATTGGGAGCAAGAGTCCAATCAATAG
- the arfB gene encoding alternative ribosome rescue aminoacyl-tRNA hydrolase ArfB: MDLFINTRLIIPSKELKWSFSRAKGPGGQAVNKVESQVELLLNLEKSYTLSPFQKHRLLEKLKSQVVNGALRVVAKEERSQYQNRKVALARMKELLIEGLKPPQKARKSTKPGLKAKNQRIKIKKIRGDLKRKRQKKVFIEG; this comes from the coding sequence ATGGACTTATTTATAAATACTCGTTTAATTATTCCATCTAAAGAATTAAAATGGTCCTTCTCTCGCGCTAAAGGTCCAGGAGGTCAAGCAGTTAACAAAGTTGAAAGCCAAGTAGAGCTTCTGCTTAATTTAGAAAAATCCTATACACTTAGTCCCTTTCAAAAACATAGATTACTTGAGAAACTTAAAAGTCAAGTAGTGAATGGGGCTCTTCGTGTTGTCGCCAAAGAAGAACGTTCTCAATACCAAAATCGCAAAGTAGCCTTAGCGAGAATGAAAGAACTATTAATAGAAGGGTTAAAGCCGCCACAAAAGGCTAGGAAATCAACCAAACCAGGGCTTAAAGCTAAAAATCAAAGAATTAAAATCAAGAAAATTAGAGGTGATTTAAAGCGGAAGCGTCAAAAGAAAGTTTTTATTGAAGGTTAA
- the murD gene encoding UDP-N-acetylmuramoyl-L-alanine--D-glutamate ligase, whose translation MESKIVIIGLGRSGIGAAKLLNSEGHQVIVFESREGPSYKAHAEKLKGQGIQVELGTPLKLSSFQPWLNQLSSVVISPAIPWNHPVLNELRSQGVHIKGEITLAWEHLKHLPWVGITGTNGKTTVTHMLNHVLEQNQLVAPMGGNVGNSAAEIALAYLKKKQKPDWLIMELSSYQLEASPEISPNIGIWTNLTPDHLERHGNLEVYSNIKRRLLENSVVPIYNADDRFLSKQKNSLKEGIWISAKDQNNTNNSAEFWINDKGMIIEKGKELFHSSVLNMPGIHNLQNLLIVTAAARQTGLSASNIKKSISTFTGVPHRLEKLGCLHGLNIFNDSKATNFESAKMGLIAVSPPTIILAGGQPKEGDPSEWLKAIHKRACGIVLFGSGATHLKNLIELSNFQGTISCCKELEKAVTIAIEIGKNKKAKSLILSPACASFDQYKDYEERGEHFQKLISSFLSI comes from the coding sequence TTGGAATCAAAAATAGTAATTATAGGGCTAGGACGTTCTGGTATTGGTGCTGCCAAACTTCTTAATTCTGAAGGTCATCAAGTAATAGTTTTTGAGAGCCGCGAGGGACCTTCATACAAGGCTCATGCAGAGAAACTTAAAGGTCAAGGTATCCAAGTAGAGCTAGGAACGCCATTAAAGCTTTCTAGTTTTCAACCATGGCTAAACCAACTGTCTTCAGTAGTAATTAGTCCTGCAATTCCATGGAATCACCCCGTACTCAATGAGCTTCGAAGTCAAGGAGTACATATTAAAGGAGAAATTACCCTCGCATGGGAGCATCTCAAACACCTGCCTTGGGTTGGCATCACAGGGACAAATGGGAAAACCACTGTGACCCACATGCTCAATCATGTTTTGGAACAAAATCAACTAGTAGCTCCTATGGGGGGAAATGTAGGAAATTCAGCCGCCGAAATTGCATTGGCATATCTCAAAAAGAAACAAAAGCCAGATTGGTTAATTATGGAATTAAGTAGCTATCAACTTGAAGCTTCACCTGAAATTTCTCCAAACATTGGCATATGGACAAACCTCACTCCAGATCATCTAGAAAGACACGGAAATCTTGAGGTTTATAGCAATATCAAGCGGAGACTTCTTGAAAACTCTGTTGTCCCTATTTACAATGCAGATGACAGATTTCTTTCAAAACAAAAAAACTCTCTAAAAGAAGGTATTTGGATTAGTGCTAAAGATCAAAATAATACAAATAATTCAGCAGAATTCTGGATCAATGACAAAGGGATGATTATAGAAAAAGGAAAAGAACTGTTTCACTCATCAGTACTTAATATGCCAGGGATCCACAATCTGCAAAATCTTTTAATCGTAACTGCAGCCGCTAGACAAACAGGTCTTTCTGCAAGCAATATCAAGAAAAGCATAAGTACTTTTACTGGCGTTCCTCATCGCCTCGAAAAACTTGGATGCTTACATGGTCTAAACATATTCAATGACAGTAAAGCTACTAATTTTGAGTCAGCAAAAATGGGGTTAATAGCAGTGAGTCCCCCTACAATTATTCTTGCTGGAGGACAACCTAAAGAAGGCGACCCTTCTGAATGGTTAAAAGCAATTCACAAAAGAGCTTGTGGCATTGTTCTATTTGGGAGTGGGGCAACTCACCTAAAGAACTTAATAGAATTATCAAACTTCCAAGGCACAATTTCTTGTTGCAAAGAGCTTGAGAAAGCAGTAACTATAGCAATTGAAATTGGGAAAAATAAAAAAGCGAAAAGCCTTATATTATCGCCAGCATGTGCCAGTTTTGATCAATATAAAGACTACGAGGAACGCGGAGAGCATTTTCAAAAACTAATCTCATCATTCTTATCAATTTGA
- a CDS encoding photosystem II S4 domain protein — MKLPRNQLLNGCKNPLAIEELLNQAETVLRTKQPIWSDFLSAPLKEEAINIMEPLNNLHLHSDGGHPGAERQRLQYIHYEKERPVTSDSAPITGLRIEGNFLFDRASPTDIRNTLEMMGIKAGALGDIWICGDRGAQALCTPEASLYLNNKTGRVRDVQILCEAVNSKELNLPIQRIPKRLCTVEASRRLDAIASAGFGISRAKIIKQIKEGRLRLNWKGINKVNKTLGVGDRIQLEGKGRLEVLSLELTKRQRWRIELLRQ; from the coding sequence GTGAAATTACCCAGAAATCAGCTACTAAATGGTTGCAAGAATCCTTTAGCGATAGAGGAATTACTCAATCAAGCTGAAACAGTACTTCGCACAAAACAGCCTATATGGAGTGACTTTCTCTCCGCACCTCTTAAGGAAGAAGCAATCAACATAATGGAACCTCTAAATAATCTTCATCTGCATTCTGATGGAGGACACCCTGGCGCCGAACGGCAAAGATTGCAGTACATCCATTATGAAAAAGAAAGGCCTGTCACCTCAGATTCTGCTCCAATTACAGGGCTTCGAATAGAAGGCAACTTCTTATTTGATAGAGCTTCGCCAACAGATATCAGGAACACACTAGAAATGATGGGAATCAAAGCAGGTGCACTAGGAGATATTTGGATATGTGGTGATAGAGGCGCGCAAGCTTTGTGCACTCCAGAAGCATCTTTATACCTCAACAACAAAACTGGAAGAGTAAGAGATGTACAAATCCTTTGTGAAGCAGTCAATTCGAAAGAATTAAACCTACCTATTCAAAGAATCCCAAAACGATTGTGCACAGTTGAGGCTTCGAGAAGGCTAGATGCAATAGCATCAGCAGGTTTTGGCATATCGCGAGCCAAAATTATTAAGCAAATCAAAGAAGGGCGCCTCAGGCTTAACTGGAAAGGCATCAACAAAGTCAATAAAACATTAGGCGTGGGAGATCGCATTCAACTTGAAGGGAAAGGGAGGCTGGAAGTTTTAAGCCTTGAGCTGACAAAAAGGCAGCGATGGAGGATCGAATTACTACGTCAATGA
- a CDS encoding MATH domain-containing protein codes for MSNFNSLPNSISHKQLNSLLAKARKQPLSSHDSISLSSKEQESFEELLVNWSSLSRKLLDELQRKHDYIVEGKKPQAIMALGALAAHLNMAIQARNASNLE; via the coding sequence TTGAGCAATTTTAATTCTTTGCCAAACTCAATAAGCCATAAACAACTAAATTCACTACTCGCCAAGGCCCGAAAACAGCCGTTATCAAGTCATGATTCAATTAGTCTCTCTTCAAAAGAGCAAGAATCTTTTGAAGAATTGTTGGTCAATTGGTCCTCTTTAAGCCGAAAGCTACTTGATGAACTCCAGAGAAAGCATGATTACATAGTTGAAGGGAAAAAACCACAAGCAATAATGGCCTTAGGGGCATTGGCGGCTCACCTAAATATGGCCATACAAGCTCGAAACGCATCAAACCTAGAATAA
- a CDS encoding SDR family oxidoreductase, producing the protein MTTYLVTGSNRGIGLEYCRQLKDRGHEVIATCRTSSPELDALAVRVETGVDVTSGSSVLRLKEKLIGIQIDVLIQNAGIAEFNSLSNLDPESVIRQFQVNALSPLCFTHAFLSHMGKGGKVALMTSRMGSIDDNTSGGSYGYRMSKVALCMAGKSLSIDLQPYGIAVAILHPGLVSTRMTGFTSKGIQVEYSVNGLLERIDSLTINNSGTFWHANGEILPW; encoded by the coding sequence TTGACTACCTACTTAGTAACGGGCTCCAATCGAGGGATAGGTCTCGAGTATTGCAGACAACTTAAAGATAGAGGTCATGAGGTCATTGCAACATGTAGAACATCTTCACCTGAGTTAGATGCTCTGGCTGTAAGAGTTGAAACTGGTGTTGATGTTACATCAGGTTCCTCAGTTTTAAGGCTTAAAGAGAAATTAATTGGAATCCAAATAGATGTATTAATTCAAAATGCTGGAATAGCGGAATTTAACTCTTTATCCAATCTTGATCCTGAAAGTGTTATTCGCCAGTTTCAAGTCAATGCATTAAGCCCATTATGCTTTACTCATGCTTTTCTGAGCCACATGGGAAAAGGGGGCAAAGTTGCTCTTATGACTAGCAGAATGGGATCTATTGATGACAATACTTCTGGAGGCTCCTATGGATACAGAATGTCCAAAGTTGCTCTTTGTATGGCTGGAAAGTCCCTATCTATTGATTTGCAGCCTTATGGAATTGCTGTGGCTATTTTACACCCTGGCTTAGTTAGTACACGAATGACTGGCTTTACTTCTAAAGGGATCCAAGTTGAATATTCGGTAAATGGACTTCTTGAGAGGATAGACTCATTAACTATTAACAATTCAGGTACTTTTTGGCATGCTAATGGCGAGATTCTCCCATGGTAA
- a CDS encoding AbrB family transcriptional regulator: MPPVATLLLYLLSGTALGLLMLVTGIPAAPLAGAILGAGLLSISGLLEVAEWPPGTKTALGIGVGTVIGTGINRETLGELQTLWKPALLITITLVISGVLLGILCSRLLGLDPVVAFLGAAPGGTIGMSLVGAEFGVGAAVAALHAVRLMTVLLLIPTIVKFLVPLAGLNINK, translated from the coding sequence ATGCCTCCAGTAGCTACATTGCTTCTATATCTTCTTAGTGGGACTGCTTTAGGTCTATTAATGCTTGTTACTGGTATACCAGCTGCGCCGCTTGCAGGGGCGATTCTTGGTGCAGGCTTATTAAGTATTAGTGGTCTATTAGAGGTTGCAGAATGGCCACCTGGCACTAAAACAGCTCTTGGAATAGGAGTAGGGACTGTTATTGGTACTGGAATAAATAGAGAAACCTTAGGAGAATTACAGACCCTTTGGAAACCTGCTTTGCTCATTACAATTACCCTTGTCATTAGCGGAGTGTTACTTGGGATACTTTGTAGTCGATTGTTGGGCCTAGATCCTGTCGTTGCATTCTTAGGGGCTGCTCCAGGCGGAACTATTGGGATGAGTCTTGTTGGCGCTGAATTTGGGGTAGGTGCTGCGGTAGCAGCTCTTCATGCAGTGAGACTGATGACTGTACTTTTATTAATCCCAACAATAGTTAAGTTCCTTGTTCCTTTGGCTGGTTTGAACATTAACAAGTAA